GTCGATTTTCAGGAGCCTATATCCACCAGAAATGATAGCATTTTTTTGAATAGTAGGTCGGGTCGAATCAATAATCGGGATAATCTGGACACCAGACTCTTGCAATCCTTCAATAACAAAATCCTTAATGTGGTCATTTCCAAGAACAGTGGAGAATGTTACCTTTGCTCCTGCCGCACGAAGATGTTGCGCAACGATGCCTGCACCACCGATATAGTCATCCCGTCCTTGGTAAAGCACACTAAAAGTGGGGGTCTTTGTTTGCCCTCCAATAAAAGTAGTACGCGTATAGGAATCAACGATTGTATCTCCAACTACATGTACATGGTAATTTGATAATTTTTGAATTGTTTGGCGTAAATCCTCAAAGGTAATCTCGTTCGCGTGCATCAAGATCAATAGTTTCTCTAATTGCACTTGCGGAAGCGAGAGATTCAAAAACTTAGATGATGAATAAACCACATCACCAGGTGTAAAGATCATTTGCCCGCCGTAACTTTCAACAATATCCGCTTCTTCCTGTGTTGCTGGTGGCAAACCCGTTGATGTATATTCAAATCCCTTGGCAAAAAAGTCTGGTTTGAGTTCCACAAGCGTTCTCAGTGGCGTTTCCTGGTCGTCAATCATGACATAATCAACCATCTCGAAGGCAGCAAGATTTAATGCACGAAGTCCTTCCGGAATATGGGGGCGATAAATACCTTTTTTGATATAACGATCGGATGTGATAGATGCTATTAAAATATCAGCTTTTGTTTTTGCATAGGCTAAATGACGGACATGCCCTGGATGGACAACATCAAAAACACCATGACACAAAATAACTTTTTTCTGTCGTGGAAATGTACCAATCAAATCAATTAGCTCAGAAAATGTTTTCAACTTATAGCGATATTTTTCGAAATATTCTGCCGTCATTTTGTATCTTTATTTCCCATATATTTAAACCAGGTTTGCGTTGCTTTCTCAATAGAATTAGGATCCCAAAGCGGAGCATCTTTCCAGTTTTCAATCTCCGCTAACATCATTGACACACCCTCTTCAAAGTTTACATTCGGCTGCCATGCCAACTCAGTGGTAATTTTTCCAATATCGGCCCATGTACAATCCGGTTCACCTGGTCGCTTAGGAACATATACCACTTCACCGCTGAGTAATTCAACGAGATGGTTAATCCGCTTTGGTGCACCGGCGCCAACATTATAAACTTGACCGCTTCTTTTCGTTTGTGCTGCAGCAAGAAAGGCCCGAGCAACATCAGTCACATAGAGAAAATCGCGCGATTGATTACCATCACCTACAACTGTATAAGGTTTGCCTGATAGTTTCTGTTTTAAAAATACTCCGAACACAGCACCATAAACTCCTGTAGTACGCACACGAGTTCCATAGGCATTGAAAATACGTATTGAATTTACTGGCAAACCATAAACCTGATGCCAATGGAAGGCTGCCTGCTCGCCTTGATATTTACTTAGTGCGTAAGGATATTGTGGTGCAATAGGGTGGTCTTCCCGGGTTGGAGTGGTCGCAAGACCATAACAAGAGGAAGAGGCCGCATATATTAATTTGTCAACCCCCGCCGACCGTGCCGCTTCCAACACCCGCACAGTCCCTTGCACGTTGGTTTGCATGTAGGCAATCGGGTGTTCAATCGATGGCACGATGTCACCGATGCCTGCAAAATGAAATACATATTTTGCACCATGAAAAAGACTATTGTCGGATTCTAAGTAACAAATATCTTTCTTCTCGAAATGTAACCATGGATCCGAAGCCCGATGTGAGAGATTCCGCTCATGACCGCCTGAAAGATTATCAATAACACGAACTTCAAAGTCGTTATCGAGTAAAACATCAACCATATGGCTGCCAATAAAACCGGCACCGCCCGTGACTATTGCGATAGGTTTCGGAGTCATACGGCCTGAAGTCGTTTTAAACGTCTAACATTGAAATAAAAATCGTTATCAAAACTATCAGGTAGTTTTCCATCCCGAAATGCATGGCAAAGTCCGCGAATCGCATCCTCTGTTGAGTGTGTGGGTTGGAAGCCAAGAACACGTTTAATTTTATCAGAATTGATATGGTATGACCGATTATCATCGCTAGGAGTGGTTGTAATTCCAATTTCTTTCTTATCAGGAAACTCCTCTTGCACAACCTTCTTTACTAAATGTGCAATTTCCATAATGGTCATGTTTTGATACCCAACATTAAAGATCTCGTTTTGAATCTTTTCAGATGGAACCTTAAGTAATAGCTCAACGGTGTCACAATAATCCTGTACATGAAGGTTGGGACGCAATTGATTACCCCCAAAAACAGTGATTTTATTTTTGTTAACCGCAAGGTTGGTAAGAATGTTCACCGATAAATCCAGTCTTTGACGTGGCGCATAGCCGCAAACGGTAGCCGGTCGAAAAATGACTCCAACAAAATTGTCATCAGTATGTTTCTGAAGTAACGGTTCACACATCCCTTTGTATTTGTTATAGAGAGTAAGTGGTACCAAAGGATGTTCTTCGGTTACATTTGGTTTGTCGGAGACCCCATACACCGAACTAGAGGATGCATAAACAAATCGTTTAATACCTGCTTGCTTAGCTGCCAGAACCATGGGTTCAAAAGCATCAAGATTGACGCTAGTAGATAAGCGTTCATCCAACTCGAAGCTGGCATCATTGGAAATACAGGCTAAGCTTACAAAAGCATCATGGCCTTTGCAAGTAGCTAAAATTCTAGCTGTATCACGGATATCACCCTGGATAATGTTGAGATTTGAATTTTCATTTGGTAGAAAATCATTCCCAAAATACATGATGTCATAGACAGTGACCTTGTAGCCACGTGAAAGTAATTGAGGAACCAATAGACTACCACAGTAACCGGCACCTCCGGTAATAAAAACAGAGTTAAAAAGCATAGGAATTATCCAAGATATTTATTTGATTTTTAACTTGTTAACTATTTCAGATCTATCGTGTAACCAGCAGACTTGGCATCATTATAAAACATAGATACAGTCTCGCGTGAGAAAGTAGTCAAATCCTTCCCCACGCATGAGAGTTTCTTCAACACATCATTAGTGACAGTGATGATATGGCAGCCCACTTCGTTTGCCTGAAAGATATTCAGTAACTCCCGTGGACTTGCCCACAATATCTCAGCTTTGGGTTTTACAGATGCAATCCTTACTGCTTCGCGCAAAAGCGGAACAGGATCAACGCCAGTGTCTGCAATACGACCCGCGAAGAGAGAGAGAATCGCCGGTGTCCCAGGATTTAGGATTTCAACGATACCCTGTACTTGAGCCAGCGTAAAAATGGCAGTGATATTGCAGACTACGCCCTTTGCTGAGAGACGTTCAACAAGAGCAGCCGTGCTCTCTCCTTTCGTATTCGTAATTGGAATTTTTACATTGACATTTTTTCCCCAAGAAGCAATCTCTAAAGCCTGAGCTTCCATACCTGCTATATCGTCGGCAAACACTTCAAATGAAACCGGTCGATCAGAGACGACCTTAAGAACTTCCAAAGCAAAAGACTTGTAATTATTCACTCCTGCCTGACGCATAAGTGTGGGATTGGTTGTAAAACCCTTGACGAAGGGCTGCGCATACAGCATACGAATATTTTGCAAATCTGCACCATCGGCAAAGATTTTCACATCGAGATCACTGATATTTGTCATAGTATTAAGAAGTTGAACAATTAAAGAATATTTCTTCTACTCAGAATTTATTTATGATTTGCAAGAATATAGCTAACAGCTTTTAGTAAAGAGTTTACTGTGACATCAGGATTCGTCGGACGAGTCTCAGCGTAGTGTCGATCAATAAAAATCGTTAGACATCCTGCCCTTTTACCTGCTTCAATATCGCTGGCACGATCGCCGACCATGAAACTTTTACTGATATCTATTTTGTGTTTTTCTGAAGCAAAAAGCAACATACCTGGATTCGGCTTACGGCATTCGCAGCCATCATCCTGACAATGGGGACATAACATAATTTCATCAACCATTGTTTTTGCATAAAGTTTTTGATGCATGGTTTCGACTATTTCCAAACGAAGCAAGCCATTCCCGATATCTGGTTGGTTTG
Above is a genomic segment from Ignavibacteriales bacterium containing:
- a CDS encoding GDP-mannose 4,6-dehydratase, with the translated sequence MTPKPIAIVTGGAGFIGSHMVDVLLDNDFEVRVIDNLSGGHERNLSHRASDPWLHFEKKDICYLESDNSLFHGAKYVFHFAGIGDIVPSIEHPIAYMQTNVQGTVRVLEAARSAGVDKLIYAASSSCYGLATTPTREDHPIAPQYPYALSKYQGEQAAFHWHQVYGLPVNSIRIFNAYGTRVRTTGVYGAVFGVFLKQKLSGKPYTVVGDGNQSRDFLYVTDVARAFLAAAQTKRSGQVYNVGAGAPKRINHLVELLSGEVVYVPKRPGEPDCTWADIGKITTELAWQPNVNFEEGVSMMLAEIENWKDAPLWDPNSIEKATQTWFKYMGNKDTK
- a CDS encoding PfkB family carbohydrate kinase yields the protein MTAEYFEKYRYKLKTFSELIDLIGTFPRQKKVILCHGVFDVVHPGHVRHLAYAKTKADILIASITSDRYIKKGIYRPHIPEGLRALNLAAFEMVDYVMIDDQETPLRTLVELKPDFFAKGFEYTSTGLPPATQEEADIVESYGGQMIFTPGDVVYSSSKFLNLSLPQVQLEKLLILMHANEITFEDLRQTIQKLSNYHVHVVGDTIVDSYTRTTFIGGQTKTPTFSVLYQGRDDYIGGAGIVAQHLRAAGAKVTFSTVLGNDHIKDFVIEGLQESGVQIIPIIDSTRPTIQKNAIISGGYRLLKIDTLDNRPISEDILQKLTESIQHSSANAMVFSDFRHGIFNRMSVQALTQAIPDRVFRVADSQVASRWGNITEFKEFDLITPNEREARFALGDQDSTVGRLASLLQESSGYKNLILKLGDRGIFCVNQNSEIKNSYFSIDSFAGNVVDAVGAGDALLAYATLTMLATGSLVMAGIIGSMAAAYECEYDGNIPIRPENLLSKIDAVEKKINYNTSTII
- a CDS encoding SDR family oxidoreductase — translated: MLFNSVFITGGAGYCGSLLVPQLLSRGYKVTVYDIMYFGNDFLPNENSNLNIIQGDIRDTARILATCKGHDAFVSLACISNDASFELDERLSTSVNLDAFEPMVLAAKQAGIKRFVYASSSSVYGVSDKPNVTEEHPLVPLTLYNKYKGMCEPLLQKHTDDNFVGVIFRPATVCGYAPRQRLDLSVNILTNLAVNKNKITVFGGNQLRPNLHVQDYCDTVELLLKVPSEKIQNEIFNVGYQNMTIMEIAHLVKKVVQEEFPDKKEIGITTTPSDDNRSYHINSDKIKRVLGFQPTHSTEDAIRGLCHAFRDGKLPDSFDNDFYFNVRRLKRLQAV
- a CDS encoding transaldolase is translated as MTNISDLDVKIFADGADLQNIRMLYAQPFVKGFTTNPTLMRQAGVNNYKSFALEVLKVVSDRPVSFEVFADDIAGMEAQALEIASWGKNVNVKIPITNTKGESTAALVERLSAKGVVCNITAIFTLAQVQGIVEILNPGTPAILSLFAGRIADTGVDPVPLLREAVRIASVKPKAEILWASPRELLNIFQANEVGCHIITVTNDVLKKLSCVGKDLTTFSRETVSMFYNDAKSAGYTIDLK
- a CDS encoding HAD family hydrolase — protein: MIREKYPAVFLDRDGVLCRSFVRNGKPYAPRLLKDFRLLPNSINSILLLKQAGFKVIVVTNQPDIGNGLLRLEIVETMHQKLYAKTMVDEIMLCPHCQDDGCECRKPNPGMLLFASEKHKIDISKSFMVGDRASDIEAGKRAGCLTIFIDRHYAETRPTNPDVTVNSLLKAVSYILANHK